One Paenibacillus sp. FSL W8-0186 genomic window carries:
- a CDS encoding lytic polysaccharide monooxygenase encodes MSAIRISHSVVLKAITSLGVMILLSFLMILFAEQASAHGYVDSPGSRAILCKNGQNKDCGAIVYEPQSLEAPKGFPHAGPADGKIASAGGIFPKLDEQSATRWTKVNINAGTNTFNWKLTAAHATASWKYYITKDNWDPNAPLSRNSFDLTPFCSVDYGGARPPFEYSNTCNVPQRSGYHVILAVWEVADTANAFYNVIDVNFGGSNPPSDTIAPSAPGALTSTGTTSTSVSLAWNASTDNVGVTGYEIYNGSSLVATVPGSALSYTVTGLTANTSYTFTVKAKDAAGNLSNASNPVTVRTEGVIADTEAPSAPGNLHVMGTPTSSSVSLMWSPSTDNVGVAGYRIYNGTALVATVSGATTDHVVTGLGANSTYTFTVRAFDAAGNQSAASNSVSAKTAEAPAAQAWEPNTAYTAGTLVTYNGSVYECRQAHTSLQGWEPDNTPALWLLK; translated from the coding sequence ATGTCAGCTATTCGTATATCTCACTCGGTTGTTTTGAAAGCGATTACTTCTTTGGGCGTAATGATTCTTTTGTCCTTTTTGATGATTTTGTTTGCCGAACAAGCATCGGCACACGGTTATGTAGACAGTCCGGGCAGCCGGGCAATTCTCTGTAAAAACGGGCAAAACAAGGACTGCGGTGCAATTGTGTATGAGCCTCAGAGCCTAGAAGCGCCAAAAGGCTTCCCTCATGCGGGACCTGCGGACGGCAAGATTGCCAGCGCGGGCGGAATTTTCCCTAAACTGGACGAGCAGTCCGCTACGCGCTGGACAAAGGTGAACATCAATGCGGGTACGAATACGTTCAATTGGAAGCTTACCGCAGCTCATGCAACCGCCAGCTGGAAATACTATATCACGAAAGACAACTGGGATCCGAATGCGCCTCTTTCCAGAAACTCCTTTGATCTGACTCCTTTTTGCTCCGTAGACTATGGTGGTGCACGCCCTCCATTCGAATATTCGAATACCTGCAATGTTCCGCAGCGCAGCGGATACCATGTCATCCTGGCAGTTTGGGAAGTCGCTGATACGGCGAATGCCTTCTACAATGTCATCGATGTCAATTTCGGCGGCAGCAATCCCCCTTCCGATACGATTGCCCCAAGCGCGCCTGGAGCTCTAACATCTACTGGAACTACTTCAACGAGTGTGTCCTTGGCTTGGAATGCATCTACGGATAACGTGGGCGTTACCGGATATGAAATTTACAACGGCAGCTCGCTTGTCGCAACGGTTCCCGGCTCTGCATTGAGCTATACCGTTACGGGATTAACCGCAAATACTTCATATACCTTCACCGTGAAAGCTAAAGACGCCGCTGGCAACCTGTCGAATGCCAGTAATCCGGTTACCGTAAGGACGGAAGGAGTTATTGCGGACACTGAAGCCCCTTCGGCTCCCGGCAATCTGCATGTCATGGGTACGCCCACTTCTTCCAGCGTCTCTTTGATGTGGAGTCCCTCCACGGATAACGTGGGCGTAGCAGGTTATCGCATCTACAACGGTACGGCTCTGGTTGCGACGGTCTCCGGCGCGACCACCGATCATGTCGTTACAGGACTTGGCGCAAATTCGACATATACTTTCACAGTTCGAGCCTTCGACGCTGCTGGCAACCAATCCGCGGCAAGCAATTCGGTCAGCGCCAAGACGGCCGAAGCGCCGGCAGCCCAGGCATGGGAGCCGAATACGGCTTACACAGCTGGAACGCTTGTAACGTATAACGGCTCGGTATATGAATGCCGCCAGGCCCATACTTCCCTGCAAGGATGGGAACCGGACAATACGCCAGCCTTATGGCTTTTGAAGTAG
- a CDS encoding alpha/beta hydrolase — MELQQLQTEYIPSKPPLRARLGRRIRDTYRYDSVFWRMAVVGPWGAAMFVFALAALGMPTGFGALADILAFISVGTTGLFIAAHLAAVLLALIGLPLPRLYAGTVIYALTVIFFIFWQDHDTVISAVTAIVLTLTGIALGIGAGMLRTRFSRRLRFYAAAVLGLLCVSAAVWPADNPAAYPGIAKHAAPIEAENPARPGHYSYTTFDYGSGNDYWRTEYGKEADLVSTSVDASLYIKKWPAFRTRYWGFDQSSLPLNGRVWMPEGNGSFPLVLMVHGNHLMEDFSDEGYGYLGELLASRGFIAVSVDENYLNYSVWTGIPDNDMKVRAWILLKHLQQIESYAGDAATPFYQKVNFAQIGLIGHSRGGQAVAMAKDAGRWFSADETLGDLERYNIQAIIAISPTDKKVDGEFARIKDVSYLALQGARDADVNDFDGDRQYIRTSFTKPSAHFKSSVYITDANHSQFNTEWGFRDISFPKGIFLNQQAIIGPKEQRDIAKIYVSAFLESTLHGNESYLPLFQDYRTGLHWLPADTGYFGRFESALFHKMAWHDEDLNRGTLPNGGLAQGNHLTWVEEEVTNRKSVNKGTRAITLEWADRANNEEPASYSLSWNSSFLPRKMSTPPEILSFSIADRSFELTEPAASSAGLQAEVELQSTNGETARISLADYIKIAPPPDVAFTILPWVEKRLSDGKYKYPQEAVFQTVMLDLAEFAKINPQLDLSALKGITFYFSEGPGKIMLDDIGIY; from the coding sequence ATGGAACTTCAGCAGCTTCAAACCGAATATATTCCCTCAAAGCCGCCGCTGCGCGCGCGGCTTGGCCGTAGAATCCGCGACACCTATCGCTATGATAGCGTTTTTTGGCGAATGGCTGTCGTCGGTCCATGGGGAGCGGCGATGTTCGTATTTGCTTTGGCTGCGCTGGGCATGCCTACCGGCTTTGGCGCTTTGGCGGATATTCTGGCCTTTATCTCCGTGGGGACGACAGGGCTGTTTATCGCCGCCCATTTGGCTGCCGTACTGCTCGCGCTAATCGGCCTGCCGCTTCCCCGGCTGTATGCCGGCACAGTGATATATGCGCTTACGGTCATTTTCTTTATTTTTTGGCAGGATCATGATACGGTCATCTCCGCGGTTACTGCAATTGTCCTCACGCTGACGGGCATCGCGCTGGGAATCGGCGCCGGAATGCTTCGTACCCGATTTAGCCGACGGCTGAGATTCTATGCAGCTGCCGTGCTTGGGCTCCTATGCGTGTCCGCGGCGGTATGGCCTGCAGACAACCCGGCGGCATACCCGGGCATAGCGAAACACGCAGCACCCATCGAAGCGGAGAATCCGGCCAGACCGGGACATTACAGCTATACTACGTTCGACTACGGAAGCGGAAACGATTATTGGCGGACAGAATACGGCAAGGAGGCCGATCTTGTTTCGACTTCAGTAGACGCCTCCCTATATATTAAGAAATGGCCTGCTTTCCGTACCCGCTATTGGGGATTCGATCAAAGCTCGCTTCCCCTGAACGGCAGAGTTTGGATGCCCGAAGGAAACGGCTCCTTTCCGCTGGTGCTCATGGTCCACGGCAATCACCTGATGGAGGATTTCTCTGATGAGGGCTATGGCTATTTAGGCGAGCTCCTGGCCAGCCGAGGCTTCATCGCTGTATCGGTTGATGAGAATTATTTGAATTATTCCGTCTGGACGGGGATTCCGGACAATGACATGAAAGTCCGTGCCTGGATCCTGCTGAAGCATCTGCAACAGATCGAAAGCTATGCAGGCGATGCAGCAACCCCTTTTTACCAGAAAGTGAATTTTGCGCAAATCGGATTAATCGGACATTCCCGGGGCGGTCAGGCGGTCGCCATGGCGAAGGACGCGGGACGCTGGTTCAGTGCGGACGAGACGCTAGGCGACTTGGAGCGTTACAACATTCAGGCCATCATAGCGATTTCGCCCACGGACAAGAAGGTGGACGGAGAGTTTGCCAGAATCAAGGACGTCAGCTACTTGGCTCTGCAAGGGGCGCGGGACGCGGATGTGAACGATTTTGATGGCGACCGTCAGTATATTAGGACTTCCTTCACGAAACCATCCGCTCACTTCAAGTCTTCCGTATATATCACGGACGCCAATCACAGCCAATTTAACACCGAATGGGGCTTTCGGGATATCAGCTTTCCGAAGGGAATCTTCTTGAACCAGCAGGCGATCATCGGTCCCAAAGAGCAGCGGGACATTGCCAAGATATACGTCTCAGCCTTCCTGGAGTCAACGCTTCACGGGAATGAGAGCTACTTGCCTTTATTCCAGGATTACAGGACAGGACTTCACTGGCTTCCCGCGGACACCGGATACTTCGGCCGCTTTGAGAGCGCCCTTTTCCACAAGATGGCCTGGCACGATGAAGATTTGAACCGGGGCACGCTTCCAAATGGCGGTTTGGCTCAAGGCAATCATTTAACCTGGGTGGAAGAAGAGGTCACAAACCGCAAATCCGTAAACAAAGGAACCCGGGCCATAACCTTGGAATGGGCAGATAGAGCAAATAACGAGGAGCCTGCTTCCTATTCGTTATCATGGAACTCCTCCTTCCTGCCAAGGAAGATGAGCACACCTCCCGAAATCCTTTCGTTTTCAATAGCTGACCGCAGCTTCGAGCTCACTGAACCGGCGGCATCCTCCGCCGGGCTGCAGGCTGAGGTGGAACTGCAGAGCACTAACGGCGAAACGGCCCGTATATCACTAGCCGACTATATAAAGATTGCACCCCCGCCGGATGTTGCCTTTACCATCCTTCCTTGGGTAGAGAAGCGCCTGTCCGACGGCAAATACAAATATCCGCAGGAGGCGGTATTTCAGACGGTAATGCTAGACTTGGCGGAGTTCGCCAAAATCAATCCCCAGCTGGATTTGTCCGCGCTTAAGGGAATTACTTTCTATTTTTCCGAAGGCCCGGGCAAGATCATGCTCGATGATATCGGTATATACTAA
- a CDS encoding GbsR/MarR family transcriptional regulator produces MGLDQLTPEQQADIMKVRKRVIEAIGRNMDLYGISLSTGHLYGLLFFADKPMTLDEMGLEMKMSKTSMSTGVRTLLDLKMVNKVWEKGSRKDLYEVEYDWHQTFTDYFAIKWRKAVESNILILRRSIEEINKWLASEPEGAIAAILEEDRKKMIDAVKYYEWLDRLIDAMESGEIYQLVPKE; encoded by the coding sequence ATGGGCTTGGACCAGCTCACCCCAGAGCAGCAGGCGGATATAATGAAAGTTCGTAAACGGGTTATTGAAGCCATTGGCAGAAACATGGATTTATACGGGATTTCGTTGTCGACAGGTCATCTTTACGGTCTGCTTTTTTTTGCAGATAAACCGATGACACTGGATGAAATGGGTCTGGAGATGAAGATGAGCAAGACAAGCATGAGCACGGGCGTGCGGACTCTGCTTGATCTTAAAATGGTGAACAAAGTGTGGGAGAAAGGCTCCCGTAAGGATTTATATGAGGTCGAGTACGACTGGCATCAGACATTTACAGATTATTTCGCGATCAAGTGGAGAAAAGCGGTGGAATCCAACATCCTCATCCTGCGCAGGTCGATCGAGGAGATAAATAAATGGCTGGCCTCTGAACCGGAAGGAGCCATTGCGGCTATCCTTGAGGAGGATCGCAAAAAAATGATTGATGCCGTTAAGTACTACGAATGGCTTGACCGTTTGATTGATGCTATGGAAAGCGGCGAGATTTACCAGCTTGTTCCGAAAGAGTAG
- a CDS encoding glycine betaine/L-proline ABC transporter ATP-binding protein, with amino-acid sequence MDEPILEVKQVTKLFGPNAEQGLQLLEQGQTKEQLASRGITVGVNRVSLDIRQGEIFVIMGLSGSGKSTLVRMLNRLIEPTSGQILIHGQDLLKMNKAQLRKIRQKSISMVFQKFALFPHRTVLQNVEYGLEIQKIDANTRKQKAEQALELVGLKGWGDKMPDELSGGMQQRVGLARALANDPEVLLMDEAFSALDPLIRRDMQDELIELQEKMKKTIVFITHDLDEALRIGDRIALMKDGSLIQIGTPEEMLTQPANHYVERFIEDVDLSKVLTASHVMRRPETITLDRGPRVALQLMRERGISNLFVVDRSMRLLGVITAEDASDANKTGKTLSDILISDSPQVPPDTVLSDLFEATSSTKVPLAVVDEQRRLLGVIVRGAVLGALAGDVREMEVKQHELHS; translated from the coding sequence TTGGATGAACCCATTCTAGAAGTAAAGCAAGTTACTAAATTGTTTGGCCCGAATGCAGAGCAGGGACTTCAGCTGCTTGAGCAGGGACAAACGAAAGAACAGTTGGCTAGCCGCGGCATCACCGTTGGCGTGAATCGGGTCAGCCTGGACATCCGTCAGGGAGAAATCTTCGTCATTATGGGACTATCGGGAAGCGGTAAGTCGACCCTCGTCCGGATGCTGAACCGGCTGATCGAGCCGACCTCAGGTCAAATTCTCATTCACGGTCAGGATTTGCTGAAAATGAACAAAGCCCAACTGCGGAAAATACGTCAAAAGAGCATTAGTATGGTATTTCAGAAATTTGCGCTGTTTCCACACAGAACGGTGCTGCAAAACGTTGAGTATGGCCTGGAAATCCAAAAAATCGACGCAAATACCCGGAAACAGAAAGCAGAACAAGCTCTGGAACTTGTCGGGCTAAAGGGCTGGGGTGACAAAATGCCGGATGAACTCAGCGGCGGCATGCAGCAAAGAGTTGGCCTCGCCAGAGCCTTGGCCAATGACCCCGAGGTGCTGCTGATGGATGAAGCATTCAGCGCTCTCGATCCCTTAATACGCCGGGATATGCAGGATGAGCTGATCGAGCTGCAGGAGAAAATGAAGAAGACGATCGTCTTTATTACGCATGACCTTGATGAGGCCTTGCGGATCGGGGATCGGATCGCCTTGATGAAGGATGGCTCGCTCATCCAAATTGGCACGCCTGAAGAAATGCTCACTCAGCCGGCTAACCATTATGTCGAACGATTTATTGAAGATGTGGATCTCTCGAAGGTGCTGACTGCTTCGCATGTGATGCGCAGACCCGAGACGATTACGCTGGATCGCGGTCCGCGGGTAGCCTTGCAGTTGATGCGGGAACGGGGAATTTCAAATCTTTTCGTCGTCGATCGCTCCATGCGCTTGCTTGGCGTCATTACCGCGGAAGATGCATCTGACGCGAACAAGACAGGCAAAACGCTTTCGGATATTCTGATCAGCGATAGCCCGCAAGTACCGCCGGATACTGTTCTTAGCGACTTATTCGAAGCGACCAGTTCCACTAAGGTGCCGCTGGCTGTTGTCGATGAGCAGAGACGGCTGCTGGGCGTTATTGTACGGGGTGCCGTGTTAGGCGCGCTTGCAGGAGATGTGCGCGAGATGGAGGTGAAGCAGCATGAACTTCATTCCTAA
- a CDS encoding proline/glycine betaine ABC transporter permease has product MNFIPKIPLADWIELIVDWMESNLGGFFEGLSKIIESVVEFFSWLFLLPHPLLFIAIFGVLAYLIGRVPLTLFTVIGFLLIDNLGYWTETMNTLGLVVTSGIISVVLGIPIGIWSAYSKTTHRIISPLLDFMQTMPAFVYLLPAVTFFSLGVVPGVIASVIFAIPPTIRLTYLGIKQVSGELTEAADAFGSTSWQKLFKVELPLAMPTMMAGINQTIMLSLSMVVIASMIGAQGIGATVYRAVTQLKIGQGFEAGLAVVVLAIVLDRFSQNLFKSKKRGA; this is encoded by the coding sequence ATGAACTTCATTCCTAAAATTCCTCTCGCGGATTGGATCGAACTAATCGTAGATTGGATGGAATCCAACCTGGGGGGCTTTTTCGAGGGGCTGTCCAAGATCATTGAAAGTGTTGTCGAGTTCTTCTCGTGGCTATTTCTCTTACCGCACCCGCTACTATTCATCGCTATATTCGGTGTCCTGGCCTACCTGATCGGAAGAGTACCGCTCACGTTATTTACAGTGATCGGCTTCCTGCTGATCGACAATCTCGGCTATTGGACGGAAACGATGAATACGTTAGGCCTCGTAGTCACTTCCGGCATTATTTCAGTGGTCTTAGGTATCCCTATCGGAATATGGAGTGCCTATAGCAAAACTACTCACCGCATTATTTCACCATTGCTTGATTTCATGCAAACGATGCCTGCCTTCGTCTATCTTCTGCCTGCCGTGACTTTCTTTAGTCTTGGGGTAGTGCCGGGTGTAATCGCATCTGTCATCTTCGCGATTCCGCCGACAATCCGCTTGACCTATCTCGGTATCAAGCAGGTATCCGGCGAGCTTACCGAAGCTGCCGACGCCTTCGGTTCGACCTCGTGGCAGAAGCTGTTTAAAGTGGAGTTGCCTCTGGCAATGCCTACGATGATGGCCGGCATAAATCAGACGATTATGCTGTCCCTTTCGATGGTCGTAATCGCTTCGATGATCGGTGCGCAAGGAATTGGAGCGACGGTATACCGCGCGGTGACTCAGCTTAAGATCGGGCAGGGCTTCGAAGCCGGATTGGCTGTCGTCGTACTTGCTATTGTGCTGGACCGCTTTTCGCAAAATTTATTCAAATCCAAAAAAAGAGGTGCATAA
- a CDS encoding glycine betaine ABC transporter substrate-binding protein, giving the protein MRNRKTNIWMLLSLAAVLLLSACGNSGNAGGNAGNTAGNAGGKSLGDQVKHEIIGIDPGAGIMKAASAAIEEYGLSDWTLIEGSSAAMTATLAKAIKSEQPIIITGWTPHWMFAKYDLKYLEDPKKVFGEAEEIHTVVRKGLKEAHPEAYEFLERFEWTSDEMGEIMTAIQEGQDPAEAAKAWAESHSDRVDVWTADIQPVNGDTFKLSYVAWDSEIASTNLIQYILESRLGYKVTALQVEAGPMWTGVANGDVDATAAAWLPLTHADYWDKYKDQVEDLGANMTGVRTGLVVPSYVEANSIEDLK; this is encoded by the coding sequence ATGAGGAACAGGAAAACTAATATATGGATGTTGTTAAGCTTGGCAGCCGTACTGCTGCTGTCTGCCTGCGGAAATTCAGGAAATGCTGGGGGTAACGCCGGCAATACAGCTGGGAATGCCGGAGGCAAGTCGCTCGGCGACCAAGTAAAGCATGAAATCATCGGCATTGATCCTGGTGCCGGCATCATGAAGGCGGCTAGCGCAGCCATCGAGGAATACGGACTATCCGACTGGACATTGATCGAAGGTTCCAGCGCGGCCATGACGGCAACACTGGCCAAGGCGATCAAATCCGAGCAGCCGATCATTATTACGGGCTGGACGCCCCACTGGATGTTCGCCAAATATGATCTGAAATATTTGGAAGACCCAAAGAAAGTATTTGGAGAGGCAGAGGAAATCCATACCGTCGTTCGCAAAGGACTGAAGGAAGCTCATCCGGAAGCCTATGAATTCCTTGAACGCTTCGAGTGGACTTCGGACGAGATGGGCGAAATTATGACGGCCATCCAGGAAGGACAGGATCCAGCGGAAGCGGCCAAAGCCTGGGCCGAAAGCCACAGCGACCGTGTTGACGTTTGGACGGCGGATATTCAGCCGGTCAACGGCGACACCTTTAAACTCAGCTATGTAGCATGGGATTCCGAGATCGCCAGCACGAATCTGATTCAATACATTTTGGAGAGCCGCCTTGGATATAAGGTAACTGCGCTTCAGGTAGAAGCAGGCCCTATGTGGACGGGCGTAGCCAACGGCGATGTGGATGCAACGGCTGCAGCTTGGCTGCCGCTGACCCATGCTGATTACTGGGATAAGTACAAGGATCAGGTAGAGGATCTTGGTGCAAATATGACCGGAGTCCGTACCGGACTTGTCGTTCCGTCCTATGTAGAAGCCAACTCCATCGAAGACTTGAAATAA